Part of the Chlamydiota bacterium genome, CAATCGACTGGTTGAGGCTCAGACAGAATATAAATCAATCGGTCAGGAAACGACTTTTGAAAGAGACACCCTCGATATGAAATTTATGAAAGAAATTCTTTTTGAACTCTGCCAAACTGTCTCCGAACGCCTCTCCCAAGATACTATCAAAGCTCACACGATCACACTCAAAGTAAAATATTACGACTTTAAATCTATTACACGGAGTAAAACCTTACCGACCTCTATCCACAAGGCCCATGACATCATGAATGTGATTCAGGTTCTTCTTCCCAAAACAGAAGCTGGCCAAAAAGAAATAAGACTTTTGGGCGTCTCTCTTTCAAGTTTTGACCCGAAAGACTCGCTTCAGCTTTTACTTTTTAAAGATTTACTATAAGCAGATAGGCTCATCTGCACAAAATATGATTCTTATCCTGTAGAAAAAATTTCTAAAACAGGTACACTGGTACAGACTCAGAAAATTTTGTGCCACCGCGAGGTCCGAAGGGCCGTGGCGATCTTGAGCAAAAGACGAGATTGCTTCGCTATCGCTCGCAATGACGGCGTAACAAGATTTGCCGCGTTTGTATTGGTATTCTTAACCCAAGGACAGCGATAGGAAATGAGAACCGAGACGCAAGAGCTTGAGCCATATTGGCCTGAAGAAAACGTAGGCATACACTGACAGGTGTCTGTCGAGGCTTTCTGAAGGCCAAGATGGCCAAGATCTTGCGTCGAATTCCAGTAGCGCATGCTCAATGCTATTGGTGGGCCAGCAGTCTTATTCGGTTAAACCCCTACTGGAAACTTCGTGTCAGAGGTCTTGAAAATATTGATCGGAATCAAACCTATGTGATCGTGGCCAATCACCAGAGTTTGGCAGATATCATCGTTCTATATAAAACCAAGATGCAATTCAAATGGGTTGCAAAAGACGTTCTCTTTAAATTACCGCTCGTCGGTTGGTGTCTCAAAATCGCAAAACATATTCAACTTTCACGGGGAAATTATTCAAGCATCAAAAAGTCCTACCATGAGGCTGAGGAATGGCTGAGGAATGGGATATCCGTCCTTTTTTTTCCAGAAGGAACTCGTAGCACCACCGAACAAATGAACAAATTTCAAAATGGTGCTTTTAAACTTGCCCTTCAGGAAAAAAAACCTATTCTACCCATTGCCATTAACGGTACGAGAGACGCTATTCCTAAGGGAGACTGGCTTTTTAAAACAAAAGTCTTGGGCACGTTGCACGTGCTTAAACCGATCGACACCTGTTGCTTTGAAGTTCATGAATTTAACCGCCTTAAAAATATAGTTCGTCTAGAATTAGAAAAAGAAGAAACGCTGAATGAACGCTCCACAATCTTGACACATTGACTTGTTTAAGAATACCATCTCTCCATGGAATTTTTTGCACATTGGGACCAGGCAGTTTTTTATTCGATTAATCATCTTCAAAATCCTTTTTTGGACGCCTTATCTCTTTGGGTGGTAGAAACAAGACAACTCACCTGGCTTGTCCTTATGATCCTATTCACCTTTCTTTCAAAAAGAAAAGATCGCTGGAGAATTGCTATTGTTGGAATTCTTCTTCTGGTAAGCGTTGACTTTCTTACACACCTTTTTCTGAAGCCTTTTTTCCACAGACTTCGACCCTGTCATGTCCTTCAGAACGTTATTTTGAGGGTCCCCTGCCCTGCTTCAGCCTCATTTCCATCAGGCCACGTTTTCGACATTTTTACCCTGGCCGTATTTTTCGGTTTTTATTACCCAAAATGGATTGGGACCTTGAGCTTGGTGACGATCCTGGTGAGTCTCTCAAGGATTTATATTGGAGTTCACTATCCCTTGGATGTTTTAGGAAGCGCCGCTTTAGGAACTCTAGCAGCGTTTTTAGGAAGAATGATCGAGAAGAAATTAAAACGAAAACAGTCTTAAGGGGTGAGACGTCTTATTTTTTTCTATTGATTCTACAGCTTAGAAAGGCTATACACATAGTATACACATAGTATATCCAATCAGAAGGGGCGTGTCGTATGGTGACCAAAATTCAAAAATGGGGAAATAGTCAAGGTCTTCGTGTCAGCAAAGATGTGCTTGAAAAAGCCCATATTACCATTGGAGATCAAGTGGATATTAGAGTCAAGAAGTATGGTATTCTCATTCGACCGGTTCATCAAGTACGCGGGAAATACAATTTGAGAGAACTCGTGCGTCAAATGCCCAAAGGTTATAAACCGACTCGCGAAGTATGGAATAAACCTACGGGTGAGGAAGTTTGGTAAATGTCGAGCTATGTGCCCCACAAGGGTGATTGGGTCATACTGTCATTCGATCCCCAAGCAGGCCATGAACAGAGAGGACGAAGACCCGCACTGATTGTAAGCAATGATTTATTTAATCAAGCTACTGGTTTTGCCATCGCTTGTCCCATTACAAACACAGATCGTAAAATTCCATTTCACGTCAAAATCCATCCCCCTTCTTTACTCACAGGTTTTGTGATGGTAGACCAAGTAAAATCAATCGATTATCGAAGCCGAAGGGTGAAATACATTGAACGAGCACCAGAGGTATTGCTAGAGGAAGTATTAAGTATTTTAGATGCCAGTCTCTTCTAAATAACTATTTTTAAGAATACACCTGATAATTTAATTCTGGGAAAATATTATCCTGTGATTCTATCTCATTCAAAAAGGTTTCGTTCACTCTGGTTTCAGAGATCTGCTGATAGAGATCATTAAACTTGAGAAGATGTTCTTTCGTTCTTTTAACCGCATAATCGACCATCGTTCCCGTTTTCATGATAAAGGCCCAATCGCTCGACTGCGCTAAAAGAAGCTCACGAGCAGCCTGGCGAATCGCCCGACCGGTCAAACCATTCGAGGAAGCCTCTCGATTGGCCAATTCAACCATACGATCGGTGGCCTGATGAAGATGACGATAAATCCAATCGTTCGTTCCATTCAGCCAAACCTCATTAAACCCCCTATATCCCCACGTGGACATGGAAGGGGTTGAAACTTGATGGGTGGGATAGGCATCTAAATACTCCATCGGCTGAATCAACTTAAAGGTCGTCTGATCATAATATATTTTTCGAATTAGAAAATTGAGCCACTCGGGTCCTTCATACCACCAATGCCCAAAAAGCTCAGCGTCATACGGGGCCACGATAATCGGCTTTCGGTCCATTAAACCAGAAAGAAATTCAACCTGATTCTGACGATTAAACATAAAATTACCCGCATGATGAGCCGCCCTTTCCGTCGCATTCGAGGGAGAATAAGTTTTTTTATCTGCTGACGGACCTGTAATGCGGTGATATTTAATCCCGGTATGAACCCTTTTCCCATCGGGGGTAATATAAGGTTTGACATAATCAAAATCTAAATCAAAACCAATGTCTCGATAGAAGTCACGGTATTCATAATCCCCTGGATAGCCTTCGATCGCACTCCAAACCTGCTTTGAAGACTCCAGATCACGTGCAAAAGCAGCCACACCTGATGGGCAATAAATCGGAGCAAAAACCCCATGCTTGGGGCGAGGAGAGGCATGTAAAATTCCATGCGTTTCGACAAAGAAAAATTTAAGACCTGCCTCTCTCAAAATTTCATCAATCCCAGAGGCATAACCACATTCGGGAAGCCAAATCCCCCGAGGTCGTCTTCCAAAATGTTTCTCATACTGTTCAACAGCAATTTTGACCTGGGCTCGAATGGCCTTCATTCCATTGGCATTCACTCCCATGAGAGGAAGAAATCCATGCGTGGCTGCACACGTCACAATCTCAAGCTTTCCAATATCCTGCAGATTTTTAAACGCCTGAAGAATATTATTTTGATAATGATGGGCAAAAACTTCTTTCGCCCTCGTGAACTTCCAGTAATACATCAAAGCCAACTCATGAAAATCAGGCTGCCAGCGGGTACGCTCCACCTCTTTATTAGCAAGCTCGATTAATTTTTGAATGTGTTTCAAATAACGATACTGAAGAAGAGGATCTGAGAGCATTGCAACTAGCGTTGGGGAAAGCGTCAGGGTCATTCGAAAATCAACTCCATCCCGCACGAGACCATTAAAAACGTCAATGAGCGGGATGTAAGTCTCTGTGATTGCCTCATAAAGCCAGTTCTCCTCCAGAAAATACTCATACTCCGGATGGCGAACAAACGGCAAATGCGCATGTAAAACAAGAGATAAATAGCCTTTTTCCATAAATTTGCTACTACCTTACTAAAACTTTAGATCCCATTTCAAGAGTAGAAATGATTTTTTCGTAATTTCTAGGTTAAGAGCACTTGTGTCGAATAATAAGTATTAAATGATACCCGCATGAGACGTTTACACTCTTCGGACTTATATATCAACAAGGCTTTTTAGTAAAACTCCCCCGCAATGTCAATTGTTCCCCTTTACAGTTGCTTTTTTCTCTATCCCGCATCATTCTTGAATGTGTCAAAACGGCAGTGCTGGTAGTAGTAGAATAGTTTTACCCTGCTTTGAATACCCTGTTTAAGGATCATGTGGAACCCATGGAGGAATATGGTCTTTTTAAGAAAACATTTGAAATTCTTACTTGTGAGCCTCTCATTCATACTCATTTTAGCTTATGGTATTTTACTTCGTTATTTTTCTATGACCTCACGGGGTCTAGAATACGATGAGATTTGGACCCTTCGGCACTACGCCTTAGCAGATCACGTCACAGCGATCTTTAATGAATTGTCTATTCCCAATAATCATGTTTTGCATTCTCTCTTAGTAAGAATTTGAACACAGCTCTTAGGTGTTCAGGAATTCTCAGTTCGACTGCCAGCCTTGTTATCTTGGTTACTGCTTCTCCCTGTTGTTTTTTTTCTTTCTAAACAAGCTTTTTCTGACATGAGAATTTCTCTCCTATGTATGGTCTGGATCCTATTAAGTCCTGCACTGATTCATTATTCTAGTACCGCTCGTGGATACTCTCTTCAGTGCCTTCTTATAGCGATACTAAGTGGGTCTATCCTTTCATTATCAAAAAAACGAGAGACAAAAAAACTTGGTTTTTCATTTTATCGATAGCCGTTATTCCCTTTTTTTGCATGCTGACTCTGTCCAGCAGTATTTTCTTTTTAACCCCTATCATTTTGTGTCACCTGATTCACATCATTAAAGAATCAACTTCTCCTGAATCGAGACAAATTCATTTTTCAAAACTAAATATTCAAATTCTTGGAGCCTACGCATTCTCAATGGGTTTGTGTATCGCATGGTACCTTTTAAATTATGTTCAATATTATGATGCTTGGGCTGCACATCGTCAAATGCCCCAGCATCTGATAAGCGCACCTGTTATTTGGGTAAAACTTGTAATGGAAATCGCTGAGCCTCTTCCATTACTACTTCTAATCGCTTTTTTTCTTTTCTATCGAAATGATCATGTGAAGTGGATGATAGCCCTGTTTCTTTTTTTTCCTTGTATATCTGCCTTGTTATTGGGATTTGGACCATCGCGAGTGTACATTCCAATCTTGATATGGCTCTATATGACAGCGGCCGCAGGGTGCGTTTTAATACTAGATTTTCTAAAAAAATTTTATATGGCAGGATTATCTCCGCAATTTTCTTAACATTAGTGATCTTCATAAGTTTTTTTCACATCTACCTCTCCTTGCCCTTTTGGACACCACCCGATTGGAAAAAATTGTATCCGTCTATTGAACAGAGGATTGATGCTAAATCTTTTATCTGTTACCCCGTTTGGTCTGGAATCCCTATCCGTTATTATTATTTGGCCAAAGCGCTTGTTCAATCCGTTGTCAGAACGCCCCAAACGGTTGGATCATTTGTGAGTATTGGAGAAAAACCAACCATCAGTGGTGTGGATATTGAAACAGGCCATTCGGTTGAATTTGAAATACCTTCT contains:
- a CDS encoding 1-acyl-sn-glycerol-3-phosphate acyltransferase; the protein is MAKILRRIPVAHAQCYWWASSLIRLNPYWKLRVRGLENIDRNQTYVIVANHQSLADIIVLYKTKMQFKWVAKDVLFKLPLVGWCLKIAKHIQLSRGNYSSIKKSYHEAEEWLRNGISVLFFPEGTRSTTEQMNKFQNGAFKLALQEKKPILPIAINGTRDAIPKGDWLFKTKVLGTLHVLKPIDTCCFEVHEFNRLKNIVRLELEKEETLNERSTILTH
- a CDS encoding phosphatase PAP2 family protein, translating into MEFFAHWDQAVFYSINHLQNPFLDALSLWVVETRQLTWLVLMILFTFLSKRKDRWRIAIVGILLLVSVDFLTHLFLKPFFHRLRPCHVLQNVILRVPCPASASFPSGHVFDIFTLAVFFGFYYPKWIGTLSLVTILVSLSRIYIGVHYPLDVLGSAALGTLAAFLGRMIEKKLKRKQS
- a CDS encoding transcriptional regulator/antitoxin, MazE, which encodes MVTKIQKWGNSQGLRVSKDVLEKAHITIGDQVDIRVKKYGILIRPVHQVRGKYNLRELVRQMPKGYKPTREVWNKPTGEEVW
- a CDS encoding type II toxin-antitoxin system PemK/MazF family toxin; translation: MSSYVPHKGDWVILSFDPQAGHEQRGRRPALIVSNDLFNQATGFAIACPITNTDRKIPFHVKIHPPSLLTGFVMVDQVKSIDYRSRRVKYIERAPEVLLEEVLSILDASLF
- a CDS encoding DUF1957 domain-containing protein, with the translated sequence MEKGYLSLVLHAHLPFVRHPEYEYFLEENWLYEAITETYIPLIDVFNGLVRDGVDFRMTLTLSPTLVAMLSDPLLQYRYLKHIQKLIELANKEVERTRWQPDFHELALMYYWKFTRAKEVFAHHYQNNILQAFKNLQDIGKLEIVTCAATHGFLPLMGVNANGMKAIRAQVKIAVEQYEKHFGRRPRGIWLPECGYASGIDEILREAGLKFFFVETHGILHASPRPKHGVFAPIYCPSGVAAFARDLESSKQVWSAIEGYPGDYEYRDFYRDIGFDLDFDYVKPYITPDGKRVHTGIKYHRITGPSADKKTYSPSNATERAAHHAGNFMFNRQNQVEFLSGLMDRKPIIVAPYDAELFGHWWYEGPEWLNFLIRKIYYDQTTFKLIQPMEYLDAYPTHQVSTPSMSTWGYRGFNEVWLNGTNDWIYRHLHQATDRMVELANREASSNGLTGRAIRQAARELLLAQSSDWAFIMKTGTMVDYAVKRTKEHLLKFNDLYQQISETRVNETFLNEIESQDNIFPELNYQVYS